In Thermus islandicus DSM 21543, a genomic segment contains:
- a CDS encoding zinc ribbon domain-containing protein: VFQDDSVKNWAGLFGRQVHSSGIGGLKSRLRRSLETPIVVERFEPTTKECYACGRRHALSLSDRVIECGCGWKCDRDVNAALVVLRKGLGLSPHQAVGLDRPELKPLEREAAMRVLGSHPYIRVSFPQWGSLPL, encoded by the coding sequence GGTGTTCCAGGACGACTCCGTGAAGAACTGGGCGGGGCTTTTTGGCAGGCAGGTCCACTCCTCGGGGATAGGCGGACTGAAGTCAAGGTTGAGGCGTAGCCTTGAGACGCCTATCGTCGTGGAGAGGTTCGAGCCTACCACCAAAGAGTGCTACGCCTGCGGGAGGCGGCATGCGCTTTCCCTATCGGACAGGGTCATCGAGTGCGGTTGCGGCTGGAAGTGCGACCGGGATGTAAACGCCGCGCTGGTCGTTTTGAGGAAAGGGCTTGGCCTGAGCCCCCATCAGGCCGTAGGGCTGGACCGGCCCGAGCTTAAGCCCCTGGAGAGGGAAGCCGCTATGCGGGTGCTGGGGAGCCATCCCTACATCCGCGTCAGCTTCCCTCAATGGGGAAGCCTGCCCCTTTAG